The Caretta caretta isolate rCarCar2 chromosome 10, rCarCar1.hap1, whole genome shotgun sequence genome has a window encoding:
- the POLR3K gene encoding DNA-directed RNA polymerase III subunit RPC10, with amino-acid sequence MLLFCPACGNVLVAEEGARCHRFACTTCPYVRNVTRKVSSRKYPKLKEVDDVLGGAAAWENVDSTAEPCPKCEHPRAYFMQIQTRSADEPMTTFYKCCNAQCGHRWRD; translated from the exons ATGCTGCTGTTCTGCCCAGCCTGCGGGAACGTGCTGGTGGCCGAGGAAGGCGCGAGATGCCACCGCTTCGCCTGCACCACGTGTCCCTACGTGCGCAACGTCACGCGCAAG GTGAGCAGCCGGAAGTACCCGAAGCTGAAGGAGGTGGACGACGTGCTGGGCGGCGCTGCGGCGTGGGAGAACGTGGACTCCACGGCTG AGCCGTGTCCCAAGTGTGAGCATCCGCGTGCTTACTTCATGCAGATTCAGACCAGATCAGCTGATGAGCCCATGACCACCTTCTATAAGTGTTGCAATGCCCAGTGCGGCCACAGGTGGAGGGACTAA
- the SNRNP25 gene encoding U11/U12 small nuclear ribonucleoprotein 25 kDa protein: MAEPGPEEEELAHAEVLELFQEGLARLVQDPLLCDLPVQVTVEEINSQIALEYGQAMTVRVCKADEEVMPVVVVQNASVLDLKKAIQRYVQLKQEREGGIQHISWTYVWRTYHLTFAGEKMTDDKKKLREYGIRNRDEVCFIKKLRK, translated from the exons ATGGCGGAGCCGGGCcccgaggaggaggagctggcgcACGCCGAGGTGCTCGAGCTGTTCCAGGAGGGGCTGGCCCGCCTCGTGCAGGACCCGCTGCTGTGCGACCTCCCCGTGCAG GTCACCGTGGAGGAGATCAATTCTCAGATTGCGCTGGAGTATGGCCAAGCCATGACTGTGCGGGTGTGCAAGGCGGATGAAGAAGTGATGC CTGTAGTAGTGGTACAGAATGCCAGTGTCCTGGACCTGAAGAAAGCCATCCAGCGATATGTGCAGCTGAAGCAGGAGCGGGAAGGGGGCATACAGCACATTAGCTG GACCTATGTATGGAGAACATATCACTTAACCTTTGCTGGAGAGAAAATGACAGATGACAAAAAGAAGCTGCGAGA GTACGGCATCAGAAATCGGGATGAGGTCTGCTTTATAAAGAAGCTTCGAAAGTGA